ATGGCTCTAATATTGGTGGAAGGTTAGATCTTAATCGTCAGAGAGAAAAATTGGAAGATCCTAGTCTCCATAATGCAATGCCAGAGGCTGAAGAAACACCCTTTAATGGCTTGAGCAGACAAAATCTCGGCAAGGCCAAGTTACCTGCTTTTTTTTATGGAGAACTTTTTGATGAAGGAAAGTCAGGAAGAGATCTGTTTGGAAATGAAGAAACAGCTGCCGCGGGAGATGATAAGGATGTTCAGAAAGCGATTTCTAATAAAGAGCAGCCATCCATGGTATATGCTTATTTGAGATGATGTAGATTTGGATAGAGCAGTCAAAATCATGAGTTTAACCAAGAAACAAAATTGATCCGATTCATAAATTTGAATCCAGAAACAagtcttgaaaagaaaaaaaaaaggattactATCATTTTTGTGAAagcaattatgaaaataaaaggttttgatgattttttttgcatatatttGTTCTTCTATCAGGTAATAATTGAGAAAGAAGaattaagaaatgaagaaaaagtgCTCACAGAGGAGGTTACTGCAAAGACATCAGAATTACAGCATCTTGAGGAAGAACTTGAATTGTTAAAGGCAGCAGCAGAAATGGCATTTGGTGATCAGAATTCTATTGACTTCTGTGTTGAGCAGCTTAAAGAGCAAGTGGATGCCAAAAGGTGCAATATTACAGAGTTGAAGTCACAGTGGTAAGATATGGTTCTGTTCTATGAAGTCTTGATTTTCATTAATACAGCGTCGTACTCTGGAAAGAAATCTTTTAGTCAGGTGCTTAGATACATATAAGATATTGTAAATCGAagattcttgtttttcaaaagcAGTGTAGTACTCTACTGGACTAAGATTGAAGTCTTGATTTTTCTGGTGTGTTTGATCAATTTCAGGGATGCTTTCAGAATGCCTctggaagagaagaagagaaacctAGAGGAGTCCCTGTATGCAAACATACCGGATTCTCAAGAAAAGCTCCAAAAGTTGAGAGAACTTGAGCACGAAAAACAGTTGGTGTTGTCTGAAATTACAAAGAGGTGTGcttataaagttaaattataatGAGAGAATTCTACAAATATCTTTTCATGCTCTTATTGCAGATTTCTTGCAATTCTATAGGGAGGAGGAACATTCTAAACTTTCTGCAGATCTTGAGAAGCAGCCTAAACTTCCATCTAGAACATCCTATATTGAGCGTATAAAGGAGATTACAAAAAGTAGTCAGAAACAGGATGCTGATATAAAGAGGATCTTAAAAGAAACTAGGGAGCTTCAGTTGGAGAGTAACTCTATCCAAGATCGCCTTCATCGAACTTATGCTGTTCTAGATGAAATAGTGTGTAGGTAcgaaatttttggttttttgatctTCTTCAAATTTGGTCTTCCCTGatgttgaaagaataaaatattcatttgcTTGATTTACTAAAAGAAGCTTCTTTCCACAGGGAAGCAAAGAGAGACCCAGTAGTACGGAAGGCTTATAGGCTCCTTACTAGCTTGCACGACTGCTTCGGTCAAATTTCTGAGAAAATCCTTACCACTGATAGAATAAGCAGAGAAATGACTGAACTTGAAAAGAAGCTAGCGGCCATGGCATCCCGAAGTTTGAACGTGGATAAGCTGCAAGCAGACCTTGATGCCATTGTGAAGGAAAATGAGTGCCTGGAGCTACGCCTTGCAGAAAACCCATGAGTCTTTCTTGTTGCAACAATCTATAATTGCTTGTTTGCAatcatttctttcattttgtttaaaCATAGTAATCTCCATTCTATTCATTCGATCAAGTGAgagattgaatatatatattgaccGGGTTAAGGAATAGAAAGTTTATCCGTACTGGCTTCCCTTATTGAACTGTTATCAGCTTCATACCAAGCCCAGAAACAACATAGTTACAATAGGCTAACATGTTTGTTGAGGTAGAGTGAAGCATCTAACCAATCTAGTTTTAAGCTATTCCATATCAAAACCAAATCTGAAGTGTGCGGATGATGTTTTGCTGGATTGAGGGATCATACAATGTCgaaagtacaaaaaaaacactgaaactTATTCTATGTCTCTGCCCTTTTATCTTGAAATATTAACAGAATGTAACCTTAGGGGTATGATCATTATTATTTacatgatataaataaaaataatttaaagttttgttactgaatttaaaattaattcaaagatTTGTAACATGGTGAgtcgtattaaaaaaaaaaagggatagaAATCATGTTTTGGGCACAAGAATTGCTTGTGAAGGAAGATGCTTGTGTTTCCAAATTGCTCGTTAGCCCTTGGTTGTTTAGCAGAGGTGACGATCATAGAGACAAGACAACGTTGCAGTTTGTTGGTTGACAGTTGACGCTTTCAAAATCTCAAGACGTGGGAAGGGAGGCACATCACTTTTGGTGCATTGGCCTTTTCCATACTAGCGCAAATCATCAAACTTAAGCATGATATAAAGAAAGGACATGTCGTTTGTTGGGCCTGCTAGTAATGTTGCAGTTTGAGAAGAACAGcaaagggaaaataaaaataaaaatgggaagAGATTATCACACTGGCCTAGAGAGTGCCAACTGTTAGTTTTGATGTTGcgaaaatgatgttttcttaACTTCAAAGGAAAACTATATGGACTAAAATCTGTATCTACTGAATATTTAACTCAACCAGAATCCTAACAACTTGAAAAGGTGGCAAACATCGTATCTG
This genomic interval from Populus alba chromosome 1, ASM523922v2, whole genome shotgun sequence contains the following:
- the LOC118056858 gene encoding uncharacterized protein — encoded protein: MMEESESRKQTLLSSLESAGIWIPDNVTSIGDLSPETFVSICAQCVNLIDQTASLPTTLPDAAIDKLKMCADMGLAIKRLGFIGDMSYIKLLYPSEDDLHKLTRFLVERLTESTRPVKIAEVKDVNARGKTKEDGSNIGGRLDLNRQREKLEDPSLHNAMPEAEETPFNGLSRQNLGKAKLPAFFYGELFDEGKSGRDLFGNEETAAAGDDKDVQKAISNKEQPSMVIIEKEELRNEEKVLTEEVTAKTSELQHLEEELELLKAAAEMAFGDQNSIDFCVEQLKEQVDAKRCNITELKSQWDAFRMPLEEKKRNLEESLYANIPDSQEKLQKLRELEHEKQLVLSEITKREEEHSKLSADLEKQPKLPSRTSYIERIKEITKSSQKQDADIKRILKETRELQLESNSIQDRLHRTYAVLDEIVCREAKRDPVVRKAYRLLTSLHDCFGQISEKILTTDRISREMTELEKKLAAMASRSLNVDKLQADLDAIVKENECLELRLAENP